One Methanobacterium sp. genomic region harbors:
- a CDS encoding methanogenesis marker 16 metalloprotein yields MNIRNIEEINQKIQRGEATVLTAEEVSNLVRDGEEPKAEDIDVVTAGTCGIMSGTAAVFHIPAGEPGSFKKAKKVLLNGVPGFSGPCPNEWLGSVDLIAYGTSHSIYDEEYGGGFLFKDIVEGKDIEIEVESINGEIIKSTTNINEMGMARMVGTRLAFKNYTAFLNPTEEPVASIFNAVDMEGPFKGLSFSGCGELNPLQNDPGMKTIKTGTKVLLCGSEGIVLGSGTRSAPEKPNLMIAADMVDMDPHYLGGFKTAAGPEVFNSVAAAIPILNDEILKNTFILNKDIQLPVADIRGRHKVLGFTDYASVWSDNDERPVYDPEACLNCGVCMVRERCPTGAYEGTLNEGKCFGCGMCASSCQHGAFEMKRGELKFKMDDEVIDVPIICRQSDIKRARELTGELKKRILEGKFSISGWY; encoded by the coding sequence TTGAATATTCGTAACATTGAAGAAATTAATCAGAAAATCCAACGCGGAGAAGCAACTGTACTAACAGCAGAAGAGGTTAGTAATCTTGTAAGGGATGGAGAGGAACCAAAAGCAGAAGATATTGATGTTGTAACTGCAGGAACTTGTGGAATAATGTCTGGAACAGCTGCAGTCTTTCATATTCCTGCAGGGGAGCCGGGATCATTTAAGAAAGCAAAAAAAGTCCTTTTAAATGGAGTCCCTGGATTTTCAGGTCCATGTCCAAATGAATGGCTTGGGTCTGTTGATTTAATAGCTTATGGTACCTCACACAGTATTTATGATGAAGAATATGGTGGAGGATTCTTATTTAAGGATATTGTAGAAGGAAAAGATATAGAAATTGAAGTTGAGTCCATTAACGGTGAAATTATAAAATCAACTACAAATATTAATGAAATGGGCATGGCACGGATGGTTGGAACTCGTCTGGCATTTAAAAATTACACTGCATTTTTAAACCCAACTGAAGAACCTGTTGCATCTATATTTAATGCTGTAGATATGGAAGGGCCATTTAAAGGGCTTTCATTTTCAGGCTGCGGCGAATTAAATCCACTGCAAAATGATCCTGGGATGAAAACAATAAAAACAGGAACTAAAGTGCTGTTGTGTGGATCTGAAGGAATTGTTCTTGGCAGTGGGACAAGAAGTGCTCCTGAAAAACCAAACTTGATGATAGCTGCAGATATGGTCGATATGGATCCACATTACCTCGGCGGGTTTAAAACAGCAGCAGGGCCAGAAGTTTTCAACAGTGTAGCTGCTGCAATCCCAATTCTAAATGATGAAATTTTGAAGAACACCTTTATCTTAAATAAAGATATACAGTTACCTGTTGCAGATATACGTGGAAGACATAAAGTTTTAGGGTTTACAGACTACGCTTCTGTCTGGAGTGATAATGATGAAAGGCCAGTTTACGATCCTGAAGCATGTTTAAACTGTGGGGTATGTATGGTACGTGAAAGATGTCCTACTGGAGCATACGAAGGCACTTTAAATGAAGGGAAGTGCTTTGGTTGTGGCATGTGTGCTTCTTCCTGTCAACATGGTGCATTCGAAATGAAACGTGGTGAACTGAAATTCAAAATGGATGATGAAGTTATAGACGTGCCTATAATATGCAGGCAGTCTGATATTAAAAGGGCACGGGAACTCACTGGTGAACTTAAAAAAAGAATTCTTGAAGGTAAGTTTTCAATTTCTGGATGGTATTAG
- a CDS encoding PepSY domain-containing protein — protein MIKKSIVAVVVMLAAAALVFGASGNHINSTNNSKGQQSSVTDSSSSSNSASDSDKASDNTTKPKITSEEAQKLAQKYIDVDGATAGTPKLIKTDGQYIYAVPVIDNGTNVGEIDINAITGKNVGGAGGAP, from the coding sequence ATGATTAAAAAATCTATAGTTGCAGTAGTGGTAATGCTGGCTGCAGCGGCACTGGTATTCGGTGCTTCTGGAAACCACATAAATTCCACTAACAATTCAAAGGGACAACAGTCATCTGTTACTGACAGCAGTTCATCCAGTAACAGTGCATCAGATAGCGACAAAGCATCAGATAACACAACTAAACCAAAGATAACTTCAGAAGAAGCCCAAAAATTAGCCCAAAAATACATTGACGTAGACGGAGCAACCGCAGGAACACCTAAATTGATCAAAACTGATGGTCAATACATATATGCTGTTCCTGTTATCGACAACGGAACAAATGTCGGTGAAATAGACATTAACGCTATAACTGGCAAAAACGTTGGAGGCGCAGGCGGGGCACCTTAA
- a CDS encoding transglutaminase domain-containing protein — MVIGGGIITRKLLFAVLLISSLSLTGITGASAADVGTAQTQAVNNSTVQEKANIQLNNTCDTKKSVATQNSTDKSVKTVQNTSTATSSVSTNQTTVKTQAVAQDTVSTSDNQATATSTVTSTNSTSKNSTVSKTNTNNIQAAAGETKVSKNFTVSQITDAAARVKAYIETNHKLPNYVTIGTTQVEMPEFLKLLTAGLLQINNGTTTSITLKDINSAAKPSESVKSGNITKTGYLDLAKRVNTFIDANGALPNYATSSLGKLNYQSLIYTFSKIMAFYKTNERLPSYVTVKPWSTVGSSSTSTSGSTSTSVPASLQQYLKATKNCQVTNSQIQALAKSITSGKSSTYDKAVAIFNWVRDNLGYSFYYNTKYGAVGTLSKKTGNCVDTAHLLIALERAAGIPARYEHVKAKFTSGNWYGHVIAQVYVNGKWYNADATSSKNTFGVIKNWNTATATYYGTYASLSF; from the coding sequence TTGGTAATCGGAGGCGGTATAATTACGAGGAAATTGCTTTTTGCAGTCCTATTAATATCCAGTCTTTCTTTGACGGGTATAACTGGCGCAAGCGCGGCAGACGTAGGAACTGCACAAACACAGGCTGTTAATAACAGCACTGTGCAAGAAAAAGCCAATATACAACTAAATAATACATGCGACACAAAAAAATCGGTTGCAACGCAAAATTCAACCGATAAAAGTGTAAAAACAGTGCAGAATACAAGTACGGCTACATCAAGTGTCAGTACTAATCAAACCACCGTTAAAACACAAGCAGTAGCACAAGATACAGTAAGTACAAGTGATAATCAAGCTACAGCAACTTCAACAGTGACTTCAACAAATTCCACCAGCAAAAATTCAACAGTTTCAAAAACAAACACAAATAACATACAAGCAGCAGCAGGAGAAACAAAAGTATCTAAAAACTTTACTGTAAGTCAAATCACAGATGCAGCAGCTAGAGTCAAAGCATACATCGAAACCAACCACAAACTTCCAAACTATGTGACAATTGGTACAACTCAAGTTGAAATGCCTGAATTCTTAAAACTACTGACTGCAGGTTTACTACAGATAAACAACGGAACAACAACATCAATAACACTCAAAGACATAAACAGTGCAGCAAAACCTAGTGAAAGTGTTAAAAGTGGTAATATAACTAAAACAGGTTATTTAGACCTTGCTAAAAGAGTTAACACTTTTATAGATGCAAATGGTGCTTTACCAAATTATGCAACAAGCAGTCTTGGTAAATTAAATTACCAATCTTTGATTTACACATTTTCAAAGATAATGGCTTTCTATAAAACAAACGAAAGGTTACCAAGTTATGTTACAGTTAAACCATGGAGCACAGTTGGAAGTTCAAGTACATCGACTTCAGGTTCAACATCAACATCAGTACCTGCATCATTACAACAGTACCTTAAAGCAACAAAAAACTGTCAGGTAACCAATTCACAGATTCAAGCACTGGCAAAATCAATAACAAGCGGTAAATCGTCCACGTACGATAAAGCAGTGGCAATATTTAACTGGGTAAGAGATAATTTAGGTTATTCCTTCTATTATAACACCAAATACGGTGCTGTAGGCACCTTAAGCAAAAAAACTGGAAACTGTGTTGATACAGCTCACCTGTTAATAGCTCTTGAAAGAGCTGCAGGAATACCAGCACGATACGAACACGTTAAAGCCAAATTTACAAGTGGTAACTGGTACGGACACGTTATCGCTCAGGTATACGTGAACGGTAAATGGTATAATGCAGATGCAACCAGTTCTAAAAACACTTTTGGTGTTATTAAAAACTGGAATACCGCAACAGCGACATACTACGGTACATACGCATCTCTATCTTTCTAA
- a CDS encoding zinc ribbon domain-containing protein produces the protein MICDNCGAEIDNKETYCPNCGMELPTSKSSKKKSYKNSQQFDSFQSKKKYRNYPKEEHFEGKRSRRETDPSDFAYDIPHPKADYTSYNEEEDYKRKPLKRKYYGGPSSSKRHDSPYQNDVDYESYYDHGEEEVHETKKSRISLGTICLFMIMILLLGFVIGLILFSNTQITPSVPGFNS, from the coding sequence ATGATATGCGATAACTGCGGGGCAGAAATAGATAACAAAGAAACATACTGCCCTAACTGCGGAATGGAACTTCCAACTTCTAAATCCTCAAAAAAGAAAAGTTATAAAAATTCACAGCAGTTTGATAGTTTCCAGTCAAAGAAAAAATATAGAAATTACCCTAAAGAAGAACATTTTGAGGGGAAACGCTCAAGAAGAGAGACGGATCCATCTGATTTTGCATATGATATCCCTCACCCAAAGGCAGATTATACAAGTTATAATGAAGAAGAAGATTACAAAAGAAAGCCTTTAAAAAGGAAATATTACGGCGGTCCTTCATCTTCTAAACGCCATGATTCACCATATCAAAACGATGTTGATTATGAAAGTTATTATGATCATGGAGAAGAAGAAGTTCATGAAACAAAGAAATCCAGAATTAGTTTAGGTACAATATGCCTCTTCATGATCATGATACTTCTACTTGGATTTGTTATAGGGCTGATACTGTTTTCAAATACGCAGATAACTCCTAGCGTCCCTGGTTTCAATAGTTAG
- a CDS encoding MFS transporter gives MENKANDVTKMTALLAATLAAFLVPFMGSSLNVALPTIGNEFAADAVLLSWISASFLLASAIFTLPFGRIADIYGLKRIFTYGIITYTIFSFLAGIAPSALLLVLFRAFQGIGASMIFGTGMAILTSVFPLAERGKALGINLAGVYFGLSIGPFLGGIMTQYLGWRSIFFLNVLLGLIVISFVLLRLKGEWAECMGEKFDIKSAVVYSFALLFLMYGFSSLPGTLGIILTVMGIVGVLVFIIVDMRVDNPLLDMNLFFKNRIFALSNLAALINYSTTTGAVFLLSLYLQYILGYSPQRAGLVLLPLPLIMVIISPIAGELSDKIDPRILASIGMALTAVGLSFFIYVGFFTGLPYIIAGQLVLGSGFALFSSPNTNAIMGSVKKRNYGVASATASTMRLSGQVLSFGIIILIFSLLIGKVQITPDTYFNLLGSIRVAFKVFAVACFIGIFTTAYGKIASI, from the coding sequence ATGGAAAACAAGGCCAATGACGTAACTAAAATGACTGCATTACTGGCTGCCACATTAGCTGCTTTTCTTGTACCGTTTATGGGTTCTTCACTCAACGTTGCACTTCCAACCATTGGAAATGAGTTTGCTGCAGATGCGGTTTTACTCAGCTGGATTTCAGCATCATTTTTGCTGGCATCAGCTATTTTTACACTCCCATTTGGGAGAATTGCCGATATTTATGGACTAAAGAGGATATTTACATATGGAATAATTACCTATACTATTTTTTCATTTCTCGCAGGTATCGCTCCATCTGCACTGCTGCTGGTTCTATTTCGAGCTTTTCAGGGAATTGGGGCTTCAATGATATTTGGCACGGGGATGGCAATTTTAACTTCTGTATTTCCTTTAGCTGAAAGGGGAAAAGCCTTGGGAATTAATCTTGCAGGAGTTTATTTTGGCCTTTCAATTGGCCCATTTTTGGGGGGAATCATGACTCAGTATCTTGGCTGGAGGAGTATCTTCTTTTTAAATGTACTGCTGGGTTTAATTGTAATTTCATTTGTTCTTTTGAGATTAAAAGGAGAGTGGGCTGAATGTATGGGAGAAAAATTCGATATTAAAAGTGCAGTTGTATATAGTTTTGCGCTCCTTTTCTTGATGTATGGATTTTCATCCCTCCCTGGAACTTTAGGGATAATATTAACAGTAATGGGGATTGTAGGGGTCTTAGTCTTTATTATTGTGGATATGCGAGTGGATAACCCTCTTCTAGATATGAATCTTTTCTTTAAAAACAGAATATTTGCTCTCTCTAATTTGGCGGCGCTGATTAACTACAGCACAACTACTGGTGCAGTTTTTTTATTAAGCCTTTATTTGCAGTATATACTGGGATATTCTCCTCAAAGAGCAGGACTGGTACTTCTCCCTCTGCCACTTATAATGGTAATTATATCTCCAATTGCCGGAGAATTATCGGATAAGATTGATCCAAGGATACTGGCCTCAATTGGAATGGCATTAACGGCTGTTGGTCTCTCATTTTTTATTTATGTTGGATTTTTTACAGGACTACCTTATATAATAGCAGGACAGCTTGTGCTTGGTTCAGGATTTGCTCTATTTTCTTCCCCTAATACCAACGCAATTATGGGGTCTGTTAAAAAACGGAATTATGGTGTAGCTTCTGCAACGGCCAGTACAATGCGGCTTAGCGGGCAGGTTTTAAGCTTTGGAATTATTATATTAATCTTTTCACTGCTAATTGGAAAGGTCCAAATTACTCCTGATACCTATTTCAATCTCTTAGGGAGCATAAGGGTTGCATTTAAGGTTTTTGCAGTGGCATGTTTTATTGGAATATTTACAACAGCCTATGGAAAAATAGCATCTATTTAA
- a CDS encoding pseudomurein-binding repeat-containing protein encodes MGIGGVIIKRKLPFAVLLILGLFLASIAGASAADVDTAQSQAVNNSTVQENAGIHTNNTYNENESVATQNSTEENITEGTSTATSNASTNQTTVKTEPVAQDTANTSADQNATTFTVTSTNSTSKNSTDTETNTQNAASAAVNSSQNSTSTKTNTGNNTTSTQTQSTGYDTIKNNGSYQKAAAGETKVISKSFTVKQINNAAARVKAYVETNHRLPNYVAIGTIQVQMSDFLKLLVANLLQLNNGKTSSITLKSINSAAKPSENVKSGTITKAGYLDLAKRVNAFINANGILPNYATSSLGKLNYKSLIYMFSKVLAFYNTNSRLPSYVTVKPWSKVGTSDTSTSDSSTPVPASLQQYLKATKNCEVTNSQIQALAKSITSGKSSTYAKASAIFNWVRDNIGYKFYYNSVKGAVGTLTSKSANCCDTSNLLVALERAAGIPARYEHVYAKFSSGTWYGHVIAQVWVNGKWYYADASSSRNTFGVINNWNTTTATVYGTYASLSF; translated from the coding sequence TTGGGCATTGGAGGCGTTATAATTAAGAGAAAACTGCCTTTTGCAGTTCTACTAATACTTGGCTTATTCCTGGCAAGTATAGCTGGCGCAAGCGCGGCAGATGTAGACACTGCACAATCACAGGCTGTTAATAACAGCACTGTGCAAGAAAATGCTGGAATACACACAAACAATACATACAATGAAAACGAATCGGTTGCAACGCAAAATTCGACCGAGGAAAACATAACGGAGGGTACGAGTACTGCCACATCAAATGCAAGTACCAACCAAACCACCGTTAAAACAGAACCAGTTGCACAAGATACAGCAAATACAAGTGCTGATCAAAATGCAACAACTTTCACAGTGACTTCAACAAACTCCACCAGCAAAAATTCAACAGATACAGAAACAAACACACAAAACGCAGCTTCAGCTGCAGTAAACAGCAGTCAAAATTCAACAAGCACAAAAACTAACACAGGGAATAATACGACCAGTACTCAAACTCAAAGTACTGGGTATGATACTATCAAAAATAATGGTAGTTATCAAAAAGCAGCTGCAGGGGAAACAAAGGTTATCTCCAAAAGCTTTACTGTAAAGCAAATCAATAATGCAGCAGCAAGAGTTAAAGCATACGTTGAAACCAACCACAGACTTCCAAATTATGTGGCAATTGGTACAATCCAAGTGCAAATGTCTGATTTCCTAAAATTACTAGTTGCAAATCTATTGCAGCTAAATAACGGAAAAACAAGTTCAATAACACTAAAAAGTATAAATAGTGCAGCGAAACCTAGCGAAAATGTTAAAAGCGGCACTATAACTAAAGCGGGTTATTTGGACCTTGCTAAAAGAGTGAATGCATTTATAAATGCAAATGGTATCTTACCAAATTATGCAACAAGCAGTCTTGGCAAACTAAATTATAAATCTTTAATTTACATGTTTTCCAAGGTACTTGCTTTCTACAATACAAATAGTAGATTGCCAAGTTATGTTACTGTTAAACCCTGGAGTAAAGTTGGAACTTCAGATACCTCAACGTCAGATTCATCAACACCAGTACCTGCATCGCTGCAGCAGTATCTCAAAGCAACAAAAAACTGTGAAGTAACCAATTCACAGATTCAAGCACTGGCAAAATCAATAACAAGCGGTAAATCGTCCACATATGCTAAAGCATCGGCGATATTTAACTGGGTACGAGATAACATAGGCTATAAATTTTATTATAACAGCGTAAAAGGAGCCGTAGGTACATTAACATCGAAATCAGCGAATTGCTGTGATACTTCTAATCTACTGGTAGCTCTTGAAAGAGCTGCAGGAATACCAGCACGATACGAGCACGTTTATGCTAAATTCTCAAGTGGCACATGGTATGGGCACGTTATTGCTCAAGTTTGGGTTAATGGTAAATGGTACTACGCAGATGCAAGTAGCTCCAGAAATACATTTGGTGTTATAAATAACTGGAATACAACAACAGCAACAGTATACGGTACATATGCATCCCTATCTTTCTAA